The following are from one region of the Etheostoma spectabile isolate EspeVRDwgs_2016 chromosome 15, UIUC_Espe_1.0, whole genome shotgun sequence genome:
- the cntnap1 gene encoding contactin-associated protein 1 encodes MTCKILSICLLFLGFQHCSSRECVDPLISGLYASSFLASSRYNFLYSANFAKLYGSSGWSPSPRDRQPWLQVDLGRKYRLVAIATQGTFNSYDWITKYTLLYGDRPDSWTPYIMDGGNSTLPANWNYYQIKRNVFHYAFTAKHIRLLPLAWNTENGGKIGVRLELFGCAYDSYVLQYNGDDSVVYMYPEKRSRTLQDHIAVNFKTLEQDGLLLHSEGIQGDLFTLELKRGRLYLHISLGSSVIHKVDGRTTLTAGSLLDNLHWHYVTIKRYGRQVNFTVDSHTVTAICKGEFTHLDLDTQLYVGGVIEQNIPHLPSTPNFRGCLENVFINGINIIDKAQRDEPDIRIPRKKKMHYACRDILLKPMTFAGPNNYLQVPGFFRRPRMFVKFKFRSWDYTGLLMFTRFADDLGALELGLSEGQINVTIFQPGKKKLQFAAGYRLNDGYWHSVDLAARDSLLTLTIDEEEGSPLKITNPFTIRTGDRYFFGGCPKTNNTIRKCETKLNRFHGCMQHIFIDNEQLDIDIILQRQWGRYAELLLGTCGITDRCNPNPCEHEGRCIQSWDDFICLCENTGYKGEVCHMSVYKESCEAYRLSGKYWSGNYTIDPDLSGPLKPFQVYCKMKSYKAWTVILNDRVDGTKVTGSSIDRPYVGDVNYWNASWDEVTALANTSVYCEQWIDYSCYKSRLLNTPNGRPFGYWIGRNNESHYYWGGTFREVQMCGCAINQTCTDPKFQCNCDADYRQWYSDKGYLDFRDHLPVKKVVVGDTNRTGSEAQFTVGPLRCHGDRNIWNTIAFTKPTYITFPTFRPGTSADISFHFKTYRDHGVFLENSDDQLRNFIRIELNTTHNLAFIFMVGDGILNVTLRSPVPLNDNEWHFVQAELNVKLARIKVDYQPWAVTRFPGQTFVTMKFTHPVLVGAANRTLRPFLGCLRGLRMNGVPLDLEGKVNEEQGIRRNCTGECLNATIPCRNGGQCIEGYACYTCDCNNTAFDGFYCHKDIGAHFEIGSWLRYNIRKKPISDEAAWANWIDPHYDNFSLGYNDTADDIEFSFSTVHTPAVLLYISSFVQDYIAIILKTDGSVDLRYKLGLITHKYQLTHRNLADGYPHYVNITRHNRTIKTQVDYMEPIVEKITLVEDARFDSPKSMFLGRVMEVGDIDYEIQRHNAPGFIGCISGVRYNVYAPLKALFRPNETNPPVTTQGYVSESNCGAFPPILGYVPWEVDPWFTTIEYFYIHDDLGLFWITVIVILALLLLFGGLYSIYVYAYQQKGSYRTNEPKNLESPSSSRPLTETLRREKKYLPEIEEEFRSD; translated from the exons ATGACTTGCAAAATACTGAGCATATGCCTCTTATTTTTGGGTTTTCAACATTGCTCATCAC GAGAATGCGTTGATCCGCTGATCTCTGGGCTTTATGCCTCTTCCTTCCTGGCTTCCTCCAGATACAACTTTCTTTACTCTGCCAATTTTGCCAAATTGTATG gCAGCAGTGGCTGGTCCCCGTCCCCCAGGGACAGACAGCCATGGCTGCAGGTAGACCTGGGCAGGAAATATCGACTGGTGGCCATTGCCACCCAGGGGACATTTAATTCCTATGACTGGATCACCAAGTACACACTGCTCTATGGAGACCGACCAGACTCCTGGACACCGTACATCATGGATGGAGGAAACTCT ACGCTGCCTGCAAACTGGAATTATTATCAGATAAAGAGGAATGTCTTCCATTACGCGTTTACTGCTAAACACATACGGCTGCTGCCTCTGGCGTGGAACACAGAGAATGGAGGGAAGATCGGTGTGAGGCTGGAGCTGTTTGGCTGCGCTTATG ATTCTTATGTGCTACAGTACAACGGGGATGACTCAGTGGTCTACATGTACCCAGAGAAGAGGTCGCGTACACTGCAAGACCACATCGCCGTAAACTTTAAGACTCTGGAGCAGGATGGTCTGCTGTTACACAGTGAGGGAATTCAAGGAGACCTGTTCACCTTGGAGCTGAAGAGAGGCCGCCTTTATCTGCACATCAGCCTAG GAAGCAGTGTAATACACAAAGTTGATGGCCGGACTACACTAACTGCTGGCAGCCTTCTTGATAATCTACACTGGCACTATGTCACCATCAAGCGCTATGGTCGACAGGTGAACTTCACAGTGGacagtcacacagtcacagcCATCTGTAAAGGAGAGTTTACACACCTGGATCTGGATACGCAG TTGTATGTAGGTGGTGTCATAGAGCAAAATATTCCTCACCTGCCCAGTACACCAAATTTCCGGGGCTGCCTAGAGAATGTCTTCATCAATGGCATCAACATCATTGATAAGGCTCAGAGAGATGAACCTGACATCCGAATCCCACGAAAG AAAAAGATGCATTATGCCTGCAGGGACATTCTGCTCAAACCGATGACTTTTGCTGGACCCAACAACTACCTGCAGGTGCCAGGCTTCTTTAGGAGGCCACGTATGTTCGTGAAGTTTAAGTTTCGCTCATGGGACTACACAGGGCTGCTAATGTTCACGCGATTTGCTGATGACCTGGGTGCCCTTGAGCTGGGCCTAAGCGAGGGACAGATCAACGTCACTATATTCCAGCCTGGGAAGAAGAAACTCCAGTTTGCTGCAG GATACCGGCTAAATGATGGTTACTGGCATTCAGTGGATTTGGCAGCCAGAGACAGCCTGCTGACTCTCACAATTGATGAGGAGGAGGGCTCTCCACTAAAGATCACCAACCCTTTCACAATTCGGACAGGAGACCGCTACTTTTTTGGAG GTTGTCCGAAAACCAATAACACAATAAGGAAGTGCGAGACTAAGCTGAACCGCTTTCATGGTTGCATGCAACATATCTTCATTGACAACGAACAGCTTGATATTGACATTATTCTGCAACGACAATGGGGGCGCTATGCTGAGCTGTTGTTGGGCACCTGTGGCATCACTGACAG ATGTAATCCAAATCCATGTGAACATGAAGGCAGATGCATCCAGTCCTGGGATGActttatctgtctgtgtgagaACACGGGCTATAAAGGAGAAGTGTGTCACATGT CGGTTTATAAAGAGTCATGCGAGGCTTACAGACTCAGTGGCAAGTATTGGTCTGGAAACTACACCATCGATCCTGATCTCAGTGGACCGCTGAAACCATTTCAAGTGTACtgcaaaatgaaat CATATAAAGCTTGGACAGTGATTCTGAATGACCGTGTGGACGGTACCAAGGTGACTGGGAGTTCAATAGACCGGCCCTATGTAGGAGATGTCAACTACTGGAACGCCTCCTGGGATGAAGTCACTGCTCTAGCCAACACCTCTGTGTACTGTGAGCAGTGGATCGACTACTCCTGCTACAAATCCCGTCTCCTTAACACCCCCA ATGGAAGACCTTTTGGTTACTGGATTGGTCGCAACAATGAGAGTCACTATTACTGGGGTGGAACATTCAGAGAGGTCCAAATGTGTGGCTGCGCTATCAACCAAACTTGCACCGATCCCAAGTTCCAATGTAACTGTGATGCTGACTATAGACAATG GTACTCAGATAAAGGCTACTTGGACTTTAGAGACCATCTGCCTGTGAAGAAGGTGGTAGTTGGGGACACCAACAGGACTGGCTCAGAAGCACAATTTACCGTTGGGCCCCTCCGCTGCCACGGCGACA GAAACATCTGGAACACCATAGCCTTCACCAAGCCCACCTACATAACCTTCCCCACCTTCAGGCCAGGCACCAGCGCTGACATCTCCTTCCACTTCAAAACCTATCGTGACCATGGCGTCTTCTTGGAGAACTCTGATGACCAACTTCGAAACTTCATACGAATAGAGCTGAATA CCACCCATAACCTTGCGTTTATATTTATGGTTGGTGATGGCATCCTTAATGTGACTCTACGCTCACCGGTGCCACTCAATGACAATGAGTGGCACTTTGTTCAGGCTGAGCTTAATGTGAAGCTGGCCCGCATCAAGGTTGATTATCAGCCTTGGGCTGTCACACGTTTTCCAGGTCAGACTTTCGTCACCATGAAGTTTACGCATCCTGTCCTAGTAG GTGCAGCCAACCGCACCCTGAGACCTTTCTTGGGGTGTCTTCGAGGGTTGCGGATGAACGGCGTTCCTCTTGATTTAGAGGGGAAAGTAAATGAAGAACAGGGTATAAGGAGGAACTGCACTGGAGAATGTCTCAATGCTACCATACCATGCCGAAACGGCGGCCAGTGTATTGAAGGCTATGCTTGCTACACCTGTGACTGTAACAATACAGCTTTTGATGGTTTCTACTGCCATAAAG ACATCGGAGCACACTTTGAGATTGGCTCGTGGCTGAGATACAACATACGAAAGAAGCCTATATCAGACGAAGCAGCATGGGCCAACTGGATTGACCCGCATTACGACAACTTCAGCCTGGGCTACAACGACACAGCAGATGACATAGAGTTCAGTTTCAGTACGGTTCACACGCCAGCTGTGTTGCTCTACATCAGCTCCTTTGTCCAAGACTACATTGCTATCATCCTCAAGACTGACG GTAGTGTGGATCTGAGGTATAAGCTAGGGCTCATAACACACAAGTACCAGTTGACTCATCGAAACCTGGCGGATGGATACCCCCACTATGTCAACATAACCAGACACAACAGAACCATCAAAACACAG GTGGACTACATGGAGCCCATAGTAGAAAAGATAACCTTAGTGGAGGACGCCAGATTTGACTCTCCAAAGTCCATGTTCCTGGGCAGAGTAATGG AGGTTGGTGACATTGACTATGAGATCCAGAGGCATAATGCTCCCGGCTTTATAGGCTGTATATCTGGGGTGAGATACAATGTCTACGCCCCCTTAAAGGCCTTATTCCGTCCAAATgaaacaaaccctccagtaacAACACAAGGCTACGTGTCTGAGTCCAACTGTGGTGCTTTCCCTCCCATCCTGGGCTATGTACCATGGGAAGTAGACCCCTGGTTCACCACTATAG AATATTTTTATATCCATGATGACCTAGGTCTGTTTTGGATAACAg TCATTGTGATCctggcgctgctgctgctctttgGAGGCCTGTACAGCATCTACGTCTATGCGTATCAGCAGAAAGGCAGCTACCGCACCAATGAACCCAAGAACCTGGAGTCCCCCAGCAGCTCCAGGCCTCTGACTGAGACcttgaggagagaaaaaaagtaccTCCCGGAAATTGAAGAGGAGTTCAGGAGTGACTAG